In Amaranthus tricolor cultivar Red isolate AtriRed21 chromosome 3, ASM2621246v1, whole genome shotgun sequence, a single window of DNA contains:
- the LOC130809506 gene encoding TPR repeat-containing thioredoxin TTL1-like, whose translation MANTGKPISELGIETLSDRLKDSSINNKPDFRELDLGSPVSPLRTRTSVPNPTSLTTTTTTSSSSGSSGSFPGRNVVNPVPKSHSGELIGSTETTPRIRPGHKRSDSCGSTGSLPLIYSGGGGSSVNSPPLNALPTGNICPSGRTLKPGMVAARPVTRTDVLGSGTGNYGHGSIMRSGNIAPRSGEMLVGPSHGCGDPIKKAMASSDPEEIKRIGNEQYKKGHFSEALSLYDRAVELSPCNAAYRSNRAAALTGLGKIAEAVRDCEDAVKLDPFYGRAHMRLGSLLIRLGQVEAARRHLFHAGQQPEPTELLKLQTVEKHLSRCTDARRIGDWKSTLREGDAAIAAGADYSPQIFSCRVESLLKMQQLDDIDNVLSHIPKVEPSPNCCSQSKFFGMLSEAYLFYVRAQIEMAFGRFENAVSCAEKAGKIDPRSVEVVKLLNNVRLVARARARGNDLFKSERFTEACSAYGEGLKLDPFSSVLYCNRAACWFKLGNWEKSIEDCNVALRIHSNYTKALLRRAASNSKLEQWAEAVRDYEILRKELPHDNEVAESLFHAQVALMKARGEDVYNMKFGGDVEKIICLDQFRATISSPGVTVVHFEIPSNPQCKRVSSSLDMLCGRYPSINFLKVNVEENTEVANAENVRIVPTFKIYKNGSRVKEIVNPTSDVLEASVRHYSF comes from the exons atggCGAATACTGGAAAACCCATTTCGGAGTTAGGTATAGAAACCCTTTCAGATCGACTCAAAGATTCTTCTATTAATAACAAACCCGATTTCCGGGAACTAGATCTGGGTTCACCCGTTTCTCCTTTAAGAACCCGTACCAGTGTACCCAATCCGACTTCACTTACTACTACCACTACTACTAGCAGTTCTTCTGGCTCTTCCGGTTCATTTCCCGGTCGGAATGTCGTTAATCCGGTTCCCAAAAGTCATTCCGGTGAGCTTATCGGTTCAACCGAGACTACCCCACGTATTCGTCCGGGTCATAAACGGTCAGATTCGTGCGGGTCAACTGGGTCACTCCCGCTTATTTACTCTGGTGGTGGTGGATCCTCGGTGAATTCACCTCCTTTGAATGCGCTTCCCACTGGAAATATCTGTCCATCGGGTCGGACCTTAAAACCGGGTATGGTAGCTGCCCGTCCAGTAACCCGTACTGATGTATTAGGATCAGGAACAGGGAATTACGGTCATGGGAGTATAATGCGGTCAGGAAATATAGCCCCACGGTCAGGGGAAATGCTAGTCGGACCTTCACATGGTTGTGGAGATCCGATTAAGAAAGCAATGGCAAGTTCGGATCCGGAAGAGATAAAGCGAATTGGGAATGAGCAGTACAAAAAAGGTCATTTTTCTGAGGCATTAAGTTTGTATGACCGTGCTGTTGAGCTTTCTCCGTGCAATGCTGCTTACCGTAGTAACCGGGCTGCTGCATTGACGGGTTTGGGTAAGATCGCCGAGGCGGTTCGAGATTGTGAGGATGCTGTTAAGTTAGATCCTTTCTACGGAAGGGCTCATATGAGATTAGGGTCTTTGCTAATTAG GTTAGGACAGGTGGAGGCTGCTAGAAGGCACTTATTCCATGCTGGGCAGCAGCCTGAGCCAACAGAACTTCTCAAGTTACAAACAGTGGAGAAGCATCTAAGTAGATGTACTGATGCTCGGAGAATTGGAGATTGGAAAAGCACATTGCGGGAAGGAGATGCAGCAATTGCCGCTGGAGCAGATTATTCCCCTCAG ATTTTCTCTTGTAGGGTTGAATCCCTTTTGAAGATGCAGCAACTTGATGACATAGATAATGTCCTATCACACATACCAAAAGTTGAACCATCTCCAAACTGCTGTTCACAGAGTAAGTTTTTTGGGATGCTTTCTGAGGCTTACCTCTTTTATGTTCGGGCCCAGATCGAGATGGCATTTGGAAG GTTTGAGAATGCAGTTTCGTGTGCTGAGAAAGCCGGGAAGATCGATCCTAGGagtgttgaagtcgttaaatTGCTCAACAATGTAAGGCTAGTGGCAAGAGCTCGTGCACGTGGAAATGACCTCTTTAAGTCAGAAAGATTTACAGAAGCATGTTCAGCTTATGGAGAAGGCTTAAAGCTTGACCCATTCAGCTCGGTTCTTTACTGTAACAGAGCAGCCTGCTGGTTTAAACTTGGGAATTGGGAGAAGTCTATTGAAGATTGTAATGTTGCTCTTCGTATTCACTCTAATTATACCAAGGCACTTCTTCGAAGGGCTGCCTCAAACAGCAAG CTTGAACAATGGGCTGAGGCGGTTAGAGATTATGAAATTCTAAGGAAAGAACTTCCACATGACAATGAAGTTGCCGAGTCTTTATTCCATGCTCAAGTTGCTTTAATGAAAGCACGTGGTGAAGATGTATACAACATGAAGTTTGGTGGTGATGTAGAGAAAATTATCTGCCTGGATCAATTTAGAGCTACGATATCTTCACCAG GTGTCACAGTGGTTCATTTTGAAATTCCCTCAAACCCACAATGCAAGCGCGTTTCTTCTTCCTTGGATATGCTGTGTGGTCGATACCCTTCAATCAATTTCCTCAAG GTGAATGTTGAGGAGAACACCGAGGTTGCAAATGCTGAGAATGTGAGGATTGTACCGACATTCAAGATTTACAAGAATGGTAGTCGGGTGAAGGAGATTGTAAACCCAACAAGTGATGTGTTGGAAGCTTCGGTGAGACACTATAGTTTTTGA